From Methylobacterium radiodurans, a single genomic window includes:
- the oxlT gene encoding oxalate/formate MFS antiporter — protein sequence MVAMMAISSPQYVWALFTGPLTKEFNATLAEVQVAFSILIVLQTFLSPLQGYLIDRFGPKLLLSAGAVLTGASWILAANASSLMGLYLTYGVLGGIGTGIIYVGVVGMMVQWFPDKRGLASGLVAAGYGFGAILTTFPISLSVEERGLSRTLLIYGLIIGVVGVLAALGMRRPPRVEVVATLTASAPEEKRSYSPREMLRSPIFWLMFAMMTMMSTSGLMVISQMGAFAHDFGVADAMVFGLAALPLALSIDRFTNGLTRPFFGWVSDRIGRENTMFVAFGLEGLAMLVWLFYAHNPLMFVLLSGVVFFGWGEIFSLFPSTLTDTFGTKHATTNYGFLYMAQGVGSVLGGPLAALLHDATLSWNIVFGVVVLMNILTAALALFVLKPMRDAHGKARDAALFPAVDALSLRKQSA from the coding sequence ATGGTTGCCATGATGGCGATCTCAAGCCCGCAATACGTCTGGGCGCTGTTCACGGGCCCGTTGACGAAAGAATTCAATGCTACCTTGGCGGAAGTTCAGGTCGCCTTCTCGATACTCATAGTCCTGCAGACGTTCCTGTCGCCGCTACAAGGCTACCTGATCGATCGCTTCGGTCCCAAGTTGCTTCTGTCTGCAGGGGCCGTCCTGACGGGAGCGAGCTGGATCCTCGCGGCGAACGCGAGCAGCCTGATGGGGCTCTACCTCACGTACGGGGTGCTGGGAGGAATCGGCACCGGAATCATCTACGTCGGCGTCGTCGGCATGATGGTGCAGTGGTTTCCCGACAAGCGGGGCCTCGCCTCCGGATTGGTCGCGGCCGGATACGGCTTCGGGGCGATCCTCACGACGTTCCCGATCTCCCTGTCCGTCGAGGAGCGCGGGCTTTCTCGCACCCTGCTGATCTATGGCCTGATCATCGGTGTCGTCGGGGTTCTCGCGGCGCTCGGAATGCGGCGACCGCCGCGGGTCGAGGTCGTGGCTACCCTTACAGCGTCGGCGCCCGAGGAGAAGCGGAGTTACAGTCCTCGCGAGATGCTGCGCAGCCCGATCTTCTGGCTGATGTTCGCTATGATGACGATGATGTCGACCTCCGGATTGATGGTCATCTCTCAAATGGGCGCCTTCGCACACGACTTCGGCGTCGCGGACGCGATGGTTTTCGGCTTGGCCGCGTTGCCGCTGGCTCTGTCGATCGACCGCTTCACGAACGGCCTCACGCGGCCCTTCTTCGGATGGGTCTCGGACCGGATCGGGCGCGAGAACACGATGTTCGTGGCGTTCGGCCTTGAGGGCTTGGCGATGCTCGTCTGGCTCTTCTACGCCCATAATCCGCTGATGTTCGTCCTGCTATCGGGTGTCGTCTTTTTCGGATGGGGTGAGATATTCTCGCTGTTCCCCTCGACGTTGACGGATACGTTCGGAACCAAGCACGCGACGACGAACTACGGCTTTCTGTACATGGCTCAAGGGGTCGGTTCCGTGCTGGGCGGTCCGCTCGCCGCTCTCCTTCACGACGCGACGCTCTCCTGGAACATCGTGTTCGGCGTCGTCGTCCTGATGAACATCCTCACGGCCGCCCTCGCGTTGTTCGTCCTGAAGCCGATGCGGGATGCACATGGCAAAGCCAGGGATGCGGCGCTCTTTCCGGCTGTCGATGCCCTGTCGCTTCGGAAGCAGTCCGCCTGA
- a CDS encoding gamma-glutamyltransferase family protein gives MFQTAQSTRGMAVAPHALASQAAVSVLRDGGDAIEAMIAAAATIAVVYPHMNGIGGDGFWTISCPGRPVTAIEACGPAAAGVSSAYYGVRGCATIPVRGPDSANTVAGTVGGWAEALAVSRSWGGRLPLERLLEDAIFYAEDGTAVTASQMTSTVKKLNELAHLPGFAETFLTDGKAPVTGSRFRQPQLAATLRLLASEGFDGFYRGRLACRIAADLASLECPVTADDLASYRARIRVPLRLEHSAGELYNMTPPTQGLVSLIILGILDRLDIHRYEPDSAEYIHLVVEATKQAFAVRDEFITDPDHMKIDPQSCLSDGFLGDLAAKVRHDVALPWGKGKGPGDTIWMGVIDSAGRAVSFIQSIYHEFGSGTVLPETGIVWQNRGCSFSLDPEHLNALRPGKRPFHTLNPALARLRDGRVMVYGTMGGDGQPQTQAAIFTRYAVFGRGIQQAITAPRWLLGRTWGQDSDTLKLENRFAPETIETLRRLGHEIELLDGFDEQVGHAGGLARHPSGVIEGGFDPRSDGGVAAF, from the coding sequence ATGTTCCAGACCGCTCAGTCGACGCGCGGCATGGCCGTGGCACCGCACGCGCTCGCGTCCCAAGCCGCCGTTTCCGTTCTGCGCGACGGCGGTGACGCCATCGAAGCCATGATTGCGGCCGCGGCGACGATCGCCGTCGTTTACCCACACATGAACGGTATCGGAGGGGACGGCTTCTGGACGATCTCGTGTCCGGGCCGGCCGGTGACGGCTATCGAGGCGTGCGGACCCGCCGCGGCCGGTGTTTCGAGCGCCTACTACGGTGTCAGGGGGTGCGCGACCATTCCAGTCCGAGGACCGGACTCGGCCAACACGGTGGCCGGCACGGTCGGCGGATGGGCCGAGGCGCTGGCCGTCAGTCGCTCCTGGGGTGGACGGCTTCCTCTCGAGCGGCTGCTTGAGGACGCGATCTTCTATGCCGAGGACGGAACGGCCGTCACGGCGTCCCAGATGACGAGCACGGTCAAAAAGCTGAACGAGCTGGCGCATCTCCCCGGTTTCGCCGAAACCTTTCTGACCGACGGAAAGGCGCCGGTGACCGGAAGCCGCTTCAGACAGCCGCAACTCGCCGCGACACTGCGGCTCCTGGCTTCCGAGGGGTTCGACGGCTTCTACCGCGGACGTCTCGCCTGTCGCATCGCGGCCGATCTCGCGTCGCTCGAATGCCCCGTCACGGCGGATGATCTCGCTTCGTATCGCGCGCGCATACGCGTTCCCCTGCGTTTGGAGCACAGCGCCGGCGAGCTGTACAACATGACCCCGCCGACCCAGGGTTTAGTCTCGTTGATCATCCTGGGCATCCTCGATCGTTTGGACATCCACCGCTACGAGCCGGACAGCGCCGAATACATCCATCTGGTTGTGGAGGCGACGAAGCAGGCGTTCGCCGTCCGCGACGAATTCATCACGGATCCGGATCACATGAAGATCGATCCACAGAGTTGCCTATCGGACGGATTCCTGGGCGATCTGGCCGCGAAGGTTCGTCACGACGTCGCTCTACCCTGGGGGAAGGGTAAGGGACCGGGCGACACCATCTGGATGGGCGTCATCGACTCGGCGGGGCGCGCCGTCTCGTTCATCCAAAGCATCTATCACGAGTTCGGCAGCGGTACGGTTCTTCCGGAGACAGGTATCGTCTGGCAGAACCGCGGTTGTTCGTTCTCGCTCGATCCCGAGCATCTCAACGCCCTGCGCCCCGGCAAACGACCGTTCCACACGCTCAACCCGGCTCTTGCCCGCCTGCGGGACGGACGCGTCATGGTCTACGGAACGATGGGTGGAGATGGGCAACCGCAGACGCAAGCGGCTATCTTCACGCGCTATGCCGTGTTCGGTCGGGGCATTCAGCAGGCGATCACAGCGCCACGCTGGCTGCTCGGACGTACCTGGGGACAGGACTCGGACACACTCAAACTGGAAAACCGCTTCGCGCCGGAGACGATCGAAACCCTCCGTCGTCTCGGCCACGAGATCGAACTGCTCGACGGCTTCGACGAGCAGGTCGGTCATGCCGGAGGCTTGGCCCGCCACCCTTCCGGCGTCATCGAAGGTGGTTTCGACCCACGCAGCGACGGCGGAGTCGCGGCTTTCTAG
- a CDS encoding gamma-glutamyltransferase family protein: MLDAEEVRQHARALSRRTLLFSSAAALSGAALPTRLHAEAVPASAKLARSGRGIVTSPHELASQAGREVLQAGGNAIEAAIAINTTLCVTYPHFCGLGGDAFMIISDRKGNGITLSGIGQAAAKPLDYGGAIPVRGPGSALTAAAAVDTWDQAFEFSRRSWGGRQAWKDLFKHAIQYASDGFPLTPSQNFWSNFRAKEIGNWPDVVRAYTFDGRIPEVGETFRQPDLARTLTILAENGAREFYEGDLALRIARGLQQAGSPLTVSDLARCRARNEMALRVPYRGGELVSLRPPTQGLTTLEIMGTLDRFDVASIPEGSADYYHLLVEAVKIAFIDRNRHIADPDFVDVPVNRLLSKANLDAHAKSIDMRRAMPWPHVFKQGDTIFIGAVDKDGNCVSMLQTVYFDWGSGVVAGDTGILWHNRGASFSTDPQHINVLRPGKRPFHTLNPGMYFLDGRPRLLYGTQGADGQPQTLSAVLTRLIDYKMDPLTALTRPRFLLGKTFSDSRDSLKLELDAGEEVFAELKARGHEISPIPAQSPLAGHPGAIRIEDDGSLVGAHDPRSDGLALGL; encoded by the coding sequence ATGCTCGATGCAGAAGAAGTCCGCCAGCATGCGCGGGCGCTGTCCCGGCGTACTCTCTTGTTCTCTTCCGCTGCCGCCTTGAGCGGTGCCGCGCTGCCGACCCGGCTACATGCCGAAGCCGTTCCCGCGTCGGCCAAACTCGCACGCTCCGGACGCGGAATCGTGACGAGTCCACACGAACTCGCCAGCCAAGCCGGACGGGAGGTGCTCCAGGCCGGAGGCAACGCCATTGAGGCGGCGATCGCGATCAATACGACCTTGTGCGTCACCTACCCGCATTTTTGCGGATTGGGCGGCGACGCCTTCATGATCATCAGCGATCGCAAAGGCAACGGTATAACGCTGTCGGGCATCGGCCAGGCCGCCGCGAAGCCGTTGGACTATGGCGGCGCCATTCCCGTCCGTGGACCCGGATCGGCGCTGACCGCTGCGGCGGCGGTGGACACCTGGGATCAGGCCTTCGAGTTCAGCCGCAGATCGTGGGGCGGTCGGCAAGCTTGGAAGGATCTGTTCAAGCATGCGATCCAGTATGCGTCGGACGGATTTCCATTGACCCCGTCGCAGAATTTCTGGTCGAATTTCCGGGCGAAGGAGATCGGGAACTGGCCCGACGTCGTCCGCGCCTACACGTTCGACGGCCGGATCCCGGAGGTGGGCGAAACGTTCCGCCAGCCCGATCTCGCCCGCACGCTCACCATCCTCGCCGAGAACGGGGCCCGCGAGTTCTACGAAGGTGACCTGGCGCTGCGCATCGCGCGCGGCCTGCAGCAGGCCGGCTCGCCCTTGACCGTGAGCGATCTGGCGCGCTGCAGGGCGCGAAACGAGATGGCGCTTCGTGTTCCCTACCGGGGAGGGGAGCTCGTGAGCCTGCGACCTCCGACGCAGGGCCTGACCACCCTGGAGATCATGGGAACCCTCGATCGATTCGACGTCGCATCGATCCCGGAGGGCAGCGCCGACTATTACCATCTCCTTGTCGAGGCGGTCAAAATAGCGTTCATCGACAGAAATCGGCACATAGCCGATCCCGATTTCGTGGATGTTCCTGTCAACCGACTTCTCTCCAAAGCCAATTTGGACGCCCATGCCAAGAGCATCGACATGAGGCGGGCGATGCCGTGGCCACATGTGTTCAAGCAGGGCGATACGATCTTCATCGGAGCGGTCGACAAGGACGGCAATTGCGTCAGCATGCTCCAGACGGTCTATTTCGACTGGGGCAGCGGCGTCGTGGCTGGCGACACAGGTATCCTCTGGCACAATCGGGGCGCGTCTTTCAGCACCGATCCTCAGCACATCAATGTGCTTCGACCCGGAAAACGTCCCTTTCACACCCTCAATCCGGGGATGTATTTCTTGGATGGACGCCCGAGGCTTCTCTACGGCACTCAGGGCGCCGACGGGCAGCCGCAGACGCTCTCGGCGGTGCTCACGCGGTTGATCGATTACAAGATGGATCCCCTCACCGCGCTCACGCGTCCGAGGTTCCTCCTTGGGAAGACCTTCTCGGACAGCCGTGACAGCCTGAAGCTCGAACTCGACGCGGGCGAGGAGGTGTTCGCAGAACTCAAGGCGCGAGGGCACGAGATCAGTCCGATACCCGCGCAGAGTCCTCTGGCTGGCCACCCAGGTGCGATTCGCATCGAGGACGATGGCAGCCTCGTGGGCGCTCACGATCCGCGCAGCGACGGCTTGGCTCTGGGTCTGTAG
- a CDS encoding amidohydrolase family protein yields the protein MLKVRCTCGCPGISRRSFLRGASSVALGLAAVSVSPSSAPVAQVSDAPGGGVELLVRNVRVADDKPAMDLAIANGRFTAVRPDIAVDATRVIEAGGRAALGGFLEPHIHLDKALLEQRMPNRSGTLSEAIRITGTLKARQQREDVLDRSRQVLDMAIRNGVVALRAQPDVDPIQGLIGVETALVLADEYRNALDLQIVAFPQEGILKAPGTLAMMERALAMGAHVVGGCPYNERTWEDTQSHVDECFRLAQRYDRPIDLHADFADDTSDRRFAAAAYIAQKTIDTGYQGRVTLGHMTSLGALPPDQAGPVIDLLRRAEVNIVTIPATDTYLGGRKDPSSPRRGLTPVAALRNAGVNVTYASNNIRNAFTPFGKVDPLQIGNLLAHVAQLGSPDDQAYVLRMATVNAARAMGIADRYGLEAGKQADLVILDTDRVANALLDLPPRLWVVKRGKVVFEAKYEAKIYK from the coding sequence ATGCTCAAGGTACGCTGCACCTGCGGATGTCCGGGCATCAGCCGACGCTCCTTTCTTCGCGGTGCCTCGTCGGTCGCGCTGGGGCTCGCAGCCGTGAGCGTCTCGCCCTCATCCGCTCCTGTGGCGCAAGTGAGCGATGCCCCGGGGGGAGGGGTCGAGCTTCTTGTCAGGAACGTCCGCGTCGCCGACGACAAGCCGGCAATGGACTTGGCGATCGCAAATGGCCGGTTCACGGCCGTGCGGCCCGATATCGCGGTCGATGCCACCCGTGTGATCGAAGCCGGCGGCCGAGCCGCGTTGGGCGGATTTTTGGAGCCCCACATCCATCTCGACAAGGCTCTGCTCGAACAGCGAATGCCGAATCGGTCCGGCACCTTGAGCGAAGCGATTCGGATTACGGGGACGTTGAAGGCGCGGCAGCAGCGCGAGGATGTCCTGGACCGCTCGCGCCAAGTCCTCGACATGGCGATCCGCAATGGCGTGGTGGCCTTGAGAGCGCAACCCGACGTGGATCCGATTCAAGGATTGATCGGCGTCGAGACCGCTCTCGTCTTGGCCGACGAATATAGGAACGCATTGGATCTCCAGATCGTCGCCTTTCCCCAGGAGGGGATACTCAAGGCGCCGGGAACGCTGGCGATGATGGAACGGGCGCTCGCCATGGGAGCGCACGTGGTCGGAGGCTGCCCGTACAACGAACGCACCTGGGAGGATACGCAAAGTCACGTCGACGAGTGTTTTAGGCTGGCACAGCGGTACGACCGTCCCATCGACCTTCACGCGGACTTCGCCGACGACACCTCGGATCGGCGGTTCGCGGCCGCGGCCTACATCGCGCAGAAGACGATCGACACCGGCTATCAGGGCCGTGTCACCCTGGGCCACATGACCAGCCTTGGAGCACTGCCGCCCGACCAGGCGGGACCGGTAATAGATCTGCTCCGACGTGCCGAGGTGAACATCGTCACCATTCCGGCAACGGACACCTACCTCGGGGGACGAAAGGATCCGAGCAGCCCGAGACGGGGCCTGACACCGGTGGCGGCGCTCAGGAATGCCGGCGTGAACGTAACCTACGCATCGAACAACATTCGCAACGCGTTCACGCCGTTCGGAAAGGTCGATCCGTTGCAGATCGGCAACCTGCTTGCCCACGTCGCGCAACTCGGATCGCCCGACGATCAGGCCTATGTTCTGCGCATGGCGACCGTCAACGCCGCCCGTGCAATGGGAATCGCCGATCGGTACGGTCTTGAGGCCGGAAAGCAGGCCGATCTCGTGATCCTCGATACGGACAGGGTAGCGAACGCGCTCCTAGACCTCCCTCCACGTCTCTGGGTCGTTAAACGCGGGAAGGTCGTCTTCGAAGCAAAGTACGAGGCCAAGATCTACAAATAG
- a CDS encoding SDR family NAD(P)-dependent oxidoreductase gives MSAAVIVGASGGIGRALVAAIAAGDLHDSVFALSRSSVSQLRSVRSLPVEVRDEASIAEAARTVGASGPVGLLIVASGILHGPDISPEKAVRSLDPAAMAAVFAVNTIGPALVAKHFLPLMPRRERCVFAALSARVGSIGDNRLGGWYAYRASKAALNQVLRTLSVEAARTHPELIVVGLHPGTVQTALSRPFRPQAEVPGVFTPEESAAHLLRVVDGLTIGDTGRTFAWDGQPIPN, from the coding sequence ATGAGCGCTGCCGTGATCGTCGGCGCCTCGGGCGGGATCGGCCGTGCCCTCGTCGCGGCGATCGCCGCGGGGGACCTGCACGATTCCGTGTTCGCCCTGTCTCGCTCGTCCGTCTCTCAGCTTCGATCCGTACGCTCGCTTCCCGTAGAGGTGAGGGACGAGGCCTCCATAGCGGAGGCGGCTCGGACGGTGGGAGCTTCCGGACCGGTCGGATTGCTCATCGTCGCCAGCGGCATACTCCACGGGCCCGACATCTCACCGGAGAAGGCTGTCCGTAGCCTGGATCCGGCTGCGATGGCGGCAGTTTTCGCGGTCAACACCATCGGCCCGGCGCTTGTCGCCAAGCACTTCCTTCCGTTGATGCCCCGGCGCGAGCGTTGCGTGTTTGCTGCCCTTTCGGCACGCGTCGGGTCGATCGGCGACAATCGCCTCGGCGGGTGGTACGCCTACCGAGCCTCGAAGGCGGCGCTCAACCAAGTCCTCCGTACGCTCTCCGTCGAGGCGGCGCGAACGCATCCGGAGCTGATCGTGGTCGGGCTGCATCCCGGAACCGTGCAAACGGCGTTGTCGCGCCCTTTCCGTCCTCAGGCTGAAGTGCCCGGCGTGTTCACACCCGAGGAGAGCGCCGCCCACCTGCTGCGTGTCGTGGACGGGCTGACGATCGGGGACACCGGGCGAACGTTCGCGTGGGACGGCCAGCCGATTCCAAACTGA
- the bhcR gene encoding HTH-type transcriptional regulator BhcR, giving the protein MQKQIRRRGRPKTAAVRQPTGIQALSRALDVLEALAAHDGLTLTELAGHLGQSTATMHRVLSTLDERRYVEIDPRRQTWFVGPETFRLGSSFMRNTNIVERSRSVMRDLMSRTGETSNLGIERDGEVLFISQVETHETIRAFFPPGTKSPLHASGIGKALLSSHDDAAIEAFIASASFTVFTDKTLSNAGALRDAVARTRQCGYALDDEERTAGMRCVAASILNVHGEPLAGISVSGPTSRMPDPKIREIGGLVSEAAREISMRLGASDASGGRTFVGSCPAIT; this is encoded by the coding sequence ATGCAGAAGCAGATCCGCCGGCGTGGCCGGCCCAAGACCGCAGCGGTGCGTCAACCCACCGGCATCCAGGCTCTGAGTCGCGCACTGGACGTACTCGAAGCCCTAGCGGCCCACGACGGTCTGACGTTGACGGAGCTCGCAGGACATCTCGGACAATCGACGGCGACGATGCATCGGGTGTTGTCGACCCTCGACGAGCGGCGCTACGTCGAAATCGACCCCCGGCGTCAGACATGGTTCGTCGGCCCGGAAACGTTCCGGCTCGGCTCTTCGTTCATGCGAAACACCAACATCGTCGAGCGTAGCCGCTCCGTCATGCGCGACCTGATGAGTCGAACAGGCGAAACGTCGAACCTGGGAATAGAACGCGATGGGGAGGTTCTGTTCATCAGTCAGGTCGAAACTCACGAGACGATCCGGGCATTCTTCCCGCCCGGCACGAAATCCCCGCTCCACGCCTCCGGGATCGGGAAGGCGCTCCTGAGTTCCCACGACGATGCCGCGATCGAAGCGTTCATCGCATCCGCGAGCTTCACGGTCTTCACCGACAAGACCCTCTCGAATGCCGGGGCGCTGCGGGATGCGGTCGCTCGAACCCGTCAGTGTGGTTACGCCCTGGACGATGAGGAGAGGACCGCCGGCATGCGTTGCGTGGCCGCCTCCATTCTCAACGTCCATGGCGAGCCGTTGGCCGGCATTTCGGTTTCCGGGCCGACGTCGAGAATGCCCGATCCGAAGATCCGCGAGATCGGCGGCCTCGTGTCGGAAGCCGCGCGGGAGATTTCGATGCGGCTCGGGGCGTCGGACGCTTCTGGGGGTCGGACCTTCGTTGGTTCGTGCCCTGCCATCACCTGA
- the bhcB gene encoding beta-hydroxyaspartate dehydratase BhcB gives MYIPNLDDMSIARDRIAPYIHRTPILTSRILDEIAGAELFFKCENFQKAGAFKARGASNAVFGLSVAEAERGVATHSSGNHGSCLSYAASRRGVPCTVVMPRTAPQAKKDAVRGYGARVVECEPSTTSRETVFAEVVAETGAEFVHPYNDHRVIAGQATCSAEMIEQVEGLSAVVAPIGGGGMISGTCLTLSNLAPDIEIFAAEPEQADDAYRSFKAGRIIADDAPSTVADGLKVPLKDLTWHFVRKHVTDIQTASEQEIVSAMRLIWKNLKIVMEPSSAVALATILKHPDVFAGRRIGVIITGGNVDLDKLPWN, from the coding sequence ATGTACATCCCGAACTTGGACGACATGTCGATCGCGCGTGATCGTATCGCGCCTTACATTCATCGAACTCCTATTTTGACCTCGCGTATCCTTGACGAGATTGCCGGCGCCGAATTGTTCTTCAAATGCGAGAATTTCCAGAAGGCTGGCGCGTTCAAGGCCCGAGGCGCTTCCAACGCCGTGTTCGGGCTCTCCGTCGCTGAGGCCGAAAGGGGCGTGGCGACCCACTCCAGTGGCAATCACGGCAGCTGCCTTTCGTACGCTGCCAGCCGGAGGGGAGTGCCCTGCACCGTGGTGATGCCACGGACGGCGCCGCAGGCGAAGAAGGACGCCGTCAGGGGCTACGGGGCGCGGGTGGTCGAGTGCGAGCCCTCCACCACGAGCCGGGAGACCGTCTTCGCCGAGGTGGTGGCCGAGACCGGGGCCGAGTTCGTGCATCCCTACAACGATCATCGGGTGATCGCCGGCCAGGCGACCTGCTCGGCCGAGATGATCGAGCAGGTCGAGGGGCTCTCCGCCGTCGTCGCGCCCATCGGCGGCGGTGGCATGATCTCCGGCACCTGCCTGACGCTATCGAACCTGGCGCCCGACATCGAGATCTTCGCGGCCGAGCCGGAGCAGGCCGACGACGCCTACAGAAGCTTCAAGGCCGGGCGCATCATCGCCGACGATGCGCCGAGCACCGTCGCGGACGGCCTCAAGGTGCCGCTGAAGGATCTGACGTGGCACTTCGTCCGCAAACACGTCACCGACATCCAGACCGCCTCCGAGCAGGAGATCGTCTCGGCGATGCGGCTGATCTGGAAGAACCTCAAGATCGTGATGGAGCCGTCGAGCGCCGTGGCGCTGGCCACGATCCTGAAACACCCGGACGTGTTCGCCGGCAGGCGCATCGGCGTCATCATCACCGGCGGAAACGTCGATCTCGACAAGCTGCCCTGGAATTGA
- the bhcC gene encoding 3-hydroxy-D-aspartate aldolase BhcC has protein sequence MNASVNLDDLEVGFDVPALPGMRVDDIQTPCLILDLDALERNIRKMGDYARAHGMRHRAHGKMHKSVDVLKLQMELGGAVGVCCQKISEAEVFARAGIRDILVSNQVRDPAKIDRLARLPRYGARVIVCVDDPANVADLSDAARRHGTTIACFVEIDCGAGRCGVRTTEAVIEIARAVDGAPGLRFAGLQAYQGAMQHIAGFADRKVKLEAAIAQVGEAVDALKAIGLTPELVSGGGTGSYYFEAGSGVYNELQCGSYAFMDADYGRIHDKDGRRIDQGEWENALFILTSVMSHAKPHLAIVDAGLKAQSVDSGLPVVFGRDDVTYIKCSDEHGVVEDLGGVLKINEKLRLVPGHCDPTCNVHDWYVGVRNGTVETLWPVSARGKAY, from the coding sequence ATGAACGCGAGTGTCAATCTCGATGATCTCGAAGTCGGCTTCGATGTTCCCGCCCTGCCGGGAATGCGCGTGGACGACATCCAGACCCCGTGCCTGATCCTCGATCTGGACGCCCTGGAGCGCAACATCAGGAAGATGGGCGACTACGCCAGGGCTCACGGCATGCGCCACCGCGCGCACGGCAAGATGCACAAGTCCGTCGACGTGCTGAAGCTCCAGATGGAGCTCGGGGGGGCGGTCGGCGTCTGCTGCCAGAAGATCTCCGAGGCCGAGGTCTTCGCGCGGGCCGGCATCAGGGACATCCTCGTGTCGAACCAGGTCCGCGACCCGGCCAAGATCGATCGCCTCGCGCGGCTTCCCCGATACGGGGCTCGGGTGATCGTCTGCGTCGACGATCCCGCCAACGTCGCGGACCTGTCGGATGCCGCCCGGCGGCACGGTACGACGATCGCGTGCTTCGTCGAGATCGATTGCGGGGCCGGCCGTTGCGGGGTCAGGACGACCGAGGCCGTGATCGAGATCGCGCGGGCTGTCGACGGCGCGCCAGGGCTGAGATTCGCCGGGCTGCAGGCCTATCAGGGCGCGATGCAGCACATCGCCGGGTTCGCGGATCGCAAGGTCAAGCTCGAGGCGGCCATCGCGCAGGTCGGCGAGGCGGTCGACGCCCTGAAGGCGATCGGCCTCACTCCCGAGCTGGTGTCCGGCGGCGGTACCGGATCGTACTATTTCGAGGCCGGCTCAGGGGTCTACAACGAACTCCAGTGCGGATCCTACGCCTTCATGGATGCCGATTACGGGCGCATCCACGACAAGGACGGCAGGCGCATCGATCAGGGCGAGTGGGAGAACGCGCTGTTCATCCTGACATCCGTGATGAGCCACGCCAAGCCGCATCTGGCCATCGTCGATGCCGGTCTCAAGGCCCAGTCGGTCGATAGCGGACTGCCCGTCGTGTTCGGCCGCGACGACGTCACGTACATCAAATGCTCGGACGAGCACGGCGTCGTCGAAGATCTCGGCGGCGTCCTGAAGATCAACGAGAAGCTCCGCCTCGTCCCCGGCCACTGCGATCCGACCTGCAACGTCCACGATTGGTACGTCGGCGTGCGGAACGGAACGGTCGAGACGCTGTGGCCGGTTTCGGCTCGCGGCAAAGCCTACTGA
- the bhcD gene encoding iminosuccinate reductase BhcD, translated as MIIVPEREIADLVSAADCFVAIERVFASMASKSAYNFPVVREAIGHADALYGFKSGFDRESLALGLKSGGFWPRNGERGLTNHQSTVFLFDADSGRCRAVVGGNLLTALRTAAASAISIKYLARSDAKILGMIGAGHQSTFQLKAALDQRAFEKVVGWNIDPGALGRLAAVAAERGIPFEAVDLDRLGAEADVIITITSSFAPILKASQVRPGTHLACMGTDTRGKQEVETELVAAATVFTDEIAQSVEIGEAQHARAAGLLSASDITEIGSVINGSHPGRRTADEVTLFDGTGVGLQDLAVASVAVELAVSKGVAIDVNF; from the coding sequence ATGATCATCGTTCCGGAGCGGGAGATCGCAGATCTCGTGTCGGCCGCGGATTGCTTTGTCGCGATCGAACGGGTCTTCGCCTCCATGGCGAGCAAGTCGGCCTATAACTTTCCTGTCGTTAGGGAAGCGATTGGCCACGCCGATGCCCTATATGGTTTCAAGTCGGGGTTCGATCGCGAGAGTCTGGCGCTCGGCTTGAAGTCGGGCGGCTTCTGGCCGCGCAACGGCGAGCGAGGCCTGACCAACCACCAGTCGACGGTCTTCCTCTTCGATGCCGACTCCGGCCGGTGTCGGGCAGTCGTCGGCGGCAACCTCCTGACCGCGTTGCGGACCGCCGCGGCATCCGCCATCTCGATCAAGTATCTGGCTCGGTCCGACGCGAAGATTCTCGGCATGATCGGCGCAGGCCATCAATCGACCTTCCAGCTCAAGGCCGCTCTGGACCAGCGCGCGTTCGAGAAGGTGGTCGGATGGAACATCGATCCCGGCGCCTTAGGCCGTCTGGCGGCGGTCGCTGCCGAAAGGGGCATCCCGTTCGAGGCGGTCGACCTCGATCGGCTGGGAGCCGAGGCGGACGTCATCATCACGATCACGTCGTCGTTCGCGCCGATCCTGAAGGCTTCGCAGGTCCGCCCTGGCACGCATCTGGCGTGCATGGGAACGGATACCAGGGGCAAGCAAGAGGTCGAGACCGAGCTCGTCGCGGCCGCGACGGTCTTCACCGACGAGATCGCTCAATCGGTGGAGATCGGTGAGGCACAGCACGCTCGCGCGGCCGGCCTTCTGTCCGCATCGGACATCACCGAGATCGGTTCCGTCATAAACGGGTCACATCCGGGTCGGAGGACCGCCGACGAGGTCACCCTGTTCGACGGGACCGGCGTCGGGTTGCAGGATCTGGCCGTCGCGTCGGTAGCGGTGGAGCTCGCGGTCTCCAAGGGTGTCGCGATCGACGTTAATTTCTGA